One Mixta gaviniae genomic window carries:
- a CDS encoding DUF1493 family protein, translating to MVTDEVVLRFFQNELPISGLLPTKENRVKMDEALQEYAEEEDLFPANNKYAQVFNIDLSVMNIENYYPWKTAWFFRRGFTQKPLEQISKPLTVRMFAESAKAGRWLYD from the coding sequence ATGGTGACTGACGAAGTGGTACTGCGTTTTTTCCAAAACGAACTGCCCATTTCAGGCCTGCTTCCTACAAAAGAGAACCGGGTGAAAATGGATGAGGCTTTGCAGGAATATGCTGAAGAAGAGGATTTGTTCCCCGCGAACAATAAATATGCGCAAGTTTTTAATATCGACTTATCAGTAATGAATATTGAAAACTATTATCCCTGGAAAACCGCCTGGTTTTTCCGTAGAGGGTTTACGCAGAAACCCCTGGAGCAAATAAGTAAACCCCTTACGGTACGTATGTTCGCCGAGTCTGCTAAGGCTGGCCGCTGGCTATATGACTAA
- the argF gene encoding ornithine carbamoyltransferase: protein MSHFYQRHFLRLLDFTPAEINALLALAAELKIAKKNGEEIPQLQGKNIALIFEKESTRTRCSFEVAAYDQGARVTWLGPSGSQIGHKESIKDTARVLGRMYDGIQYRGYGQAVVETLAQHAGVPVWNGLTDEFHPTQLLADLLTMQEHLPEKSLRAMTLAYVGDARNNMGNTLMEAAALMGLDLRLVAPQSCWPEADLVEACRKTASQNGGKITLTADIAEGVHQADFIYTDVWVSMGEAKERWHERIALLRDYQVNMAMLQLTGNPQVKFLHCLPAFHDDQTTLGKQMAEQYGLHGGMEVSDDVFESAHSVVFDQAENRLHTIKAVMVATLAKPAQSA from the coding sequence ATGAGTCACTTTTATCAACGCCATTTCCTCAGGCTGCTCGACTTTACCCCCGCTGAAATCAACGCTCTGCTGGCGCTCGCCGCTGAATTAAAAATCGCGAAAAAAAATGGCGAAGAGATCCCGCAGCTACAGGGCAAGAATATCGCGCTCATCTTCGAAAAAGAATCGACACGCACCCGATGCTCTTTCGAAGTTGCCGCGTACGATCAGGGGGCGCGCGTCACCTGGCTTGGTCCCAGCGGCAGCCAGATCGGCCATAAAGAGTCGATTAAAGACACCGCCCGCGTGCTGGGCCGCATGTATGACGGCATCCAATATCGCGGCTATGGCCAGGCGGTCGTCGAGACGCTGGCGCAGCACGCCGGCGTGCCGGTATGGAACGGCCTGACCGATGAGTTTCATCCTACCCAGCTGCTGGCCGATCTGCTGACGATGCAGGAGCATCTGCCGGAAAAATCGTTGCGAGCCATGACGCTGGCCTACGTCGGCGACGCACGCAACAATATGGGCAACACTCTGATGGAGGCCGCCGCGCTGATGGGGCTCGACCTGCGGCTGGTGGCGCCGCAAAGCTGCTGGCCGGAAGCGGATCTGGTCGAAGCGTGCCGCAAAACGGCCAGCCAAAACGGCGGAAAAATCACCCTGACGGCGGATATCGCAGAAGGCGTGCATCAGGCGGACTTTATCTATACCGACGTTTGGGTATCGATGGGCGAGGCAAAAGAGCGCTGGCATGAGCGTATCGCCCTGCTGCGCGACTATCAGGTGAATATGGCCATGCTGCAGCTGACTGGCAATCCGCAGGTGAAATTCCTGCACTGCCTGCCCGCCTTCCATGACGATCAGACCACGCTCGGTAAGCAAATGGCGGAACAGTATGGCCTGCACGGCGGCATGGAAGTGAGTGATGATGTGTTTGAATCGGCGCACAGCGTCGTCTTCGATCAGGCGGAAAACCGGCTGCACACCATTAAAGCGGTGATGGTCGCTACGCTGGCGAAACCCGCGCAGAGCGCGTAG
- the treC gene encoding alpha,alpha-phosphotrehalase: MNKTPPWWQNGVIYQIYPKSFQDTTGSGTGDLAGVIQRLDYLKMLGVDALWLTPFYISPQVDNGYDVANYTAIDPAYGTMSDFDHLVEQAHKRGLRVILDMVFNHSSTQHHWFHESLNPESPYRDYYIWRDGTPTEPPNNWKSKFGGSAWRWHPESNQYYMHLWAPEQADLNWENDNVRAELKQIVNFWADRGIDGLRLDVVNLVSKHQDFPDDPDGDGLRLYTDGPRIHEYMREMSRDVFRPRELVTVGEMSSATLEHCQQYGSLEGDELSMVFSFDHVEVDFWNGQKWTLTPLDLVAQKKIFTHWQQGMHNRAWNALFWCNHDQPRVVSRWGDDGEYRVQSAKMLAMVLHGMQGTPYIFQGEELGMTNPGFTRIIDYRDIESHNMYAELRAQGRDSENLLEILASKSRDNGRTPMQWDASENAGFTVGTPWIGMSRNYETINAEAAVADPDSIFYAYQKLIQLRKRYLILTWGDYLDLLPTHPYLWCYRRQYEGETLVVIANFSREAQTWHPEEPFGDSWEVLMSNYPDAKAEPGEMMLRPWEAVWWYQKKNH; this comes from the coding sequence ATGAATAAAACTCCACCATGGTGGCAGAACGGCGTCATTTATCAAATCTATCCCAAGAGCTTTCAGGATACGACCGGTAGTGGCACAGGCGACCTGGCCGGTGTGATTCAGCGTCTGGACTATCTGAAAATGCTGGGCGTGGATGCGCTCTGGCTCACGCCTTTTTATATTTCACCGCAGGTGGATAACGGCTACGACGTGGCGAACTACACCGCCATCGATCCCGCTTACGGCACGATGAGCGATTTCGACCATCTGGTCGAACAGGCGCACAAGCGCGGGCTGCGCGTTATCCTTGATATGGTGTTTAACCACTCTTCGACACAGCACCACTGGTTTCATGAATCACTGAATCCGGAAAGCCCCTATCGCGACTACTATATCTGGCGCGACGGCACGCCGACCGAGCCGCCGAATAACTGGAAGTCAAAGTTCGGCGGATCTGCCTGGCGCTGGCATCCGGAGAGCAATCAGTACTATATGCACTTGTGGGCACCGGAGCAGGCGGACCTGAACTGGGAAAACGATAATGTGCGCGCCGAGCTGAAGCAGATCGTCAACTTCTGGGCCGACCGCGGTATCGACGGGCTGCGTCTCGACGTGGTGAACCTGGTCTCCAAACATCAGGATTTCCCTGACGATCCCGACGGCGACGGCCTGCGTCTCTATACCGACGGCCCGCGCATTCATGAATATATGCGCGAGATGAGCCGCGACGTGTTCCGTCCGCGCGAGCTGGTGACCGTGGGCGAGATGTCCTCCGCCACGCTGGAGCATTGCCAGCAGTACGGCTCGCTGGAAGGCGACGAGCTGTCGATGGTGTTCAGCTTCGACCATGTCGAGGTTGATTTCTGGAACGGTCAGAAATGGACGCTAACGCCGCTGGATCTGGTGGCGCAGAAGAAGATCTTCACCCACTGGCAGCAGGGCATGCATAACCGGGCCTGGAACGCGTTGTTCTGGTGTAACCACGACCAGCCGCGCGTGGTGTCGCGCTGGGGCGATGACGGCGAATATCGCGTACAGTCGGCGAAGATGCTGGCGATGGTGCTGCACGGTATGCAGGGCACGCCCTATATCTTCCAGGGCGAGGAGTTGGGCATGACCAACCCTGGCTTCACCCGTATCATCGACTATCGCGATATCGAAAGTCACAATATGTATGCCGAACTGCGCGCGCAGGGCCGCGACAGTGAAAACCTGCTGGAGATCCTTGCCAGCAAGTCACGCGATAACGGCCGTACGCCGATGCAGTGGGACGCCAGCGAAAATGCCGGCTTTACCGTCGGCACGCCCTGGATCGGCATGAGCCGCAACTACGAAACCATCAACGCAGAAGCGGCGGTGGCCGACCCTGATTCGATTTTCTACGCCTATCAGAAGTTGATTCAGCTGCGTAAGCGCTATTTAATCCTGACGTGGGGCGACTATCTCGACCTGCTGCCGACGCACCCTTACCTGTGGTGCTACCGTCGTCAGTATGAGGGCGAAACGCTGGTGGTCATCGCCAACTTCAGCCGCGAGGCGCAAACGTGGCATCCGGAAGAGCCGTTCGGCGACAGCTGGGAAGTGCTGATGAGCAACTACCCTGACGCTAAAGCGGAGCCGGGGGAAATGATGTTGCGTCCCTGGGAAGCTGTCTGGTGGTACCAGAAGAAAAACCACTAA
- the miaE gene encoding tRNA isopentenyl-2-thiomethyl-A-37 hydroxylase MiaE, with translation MNYADLLAPIHQFLHCRTPQSWIEEARKPENLTLLLTDHLVCELKAAQTAVWLIRKYVADKPSGDAILAWLQPYEAFIFREDPDSGFIEAHKNLSKRIIARNDVPWGDELLDKMVLLIKEELHHFYQVWEIMQARNMSYQKITASRYAKGLLREITTHEPETLVDKLICGAYIEARSCERFASLAPFLDEELAKFYVSLLRSEARHYQDYLALAARIAPFDISGRVRQIGEAEARLIQAPDSELRFHSGVPDWTNQ, from the coding sequence ATGAATTACGCCGATCTGCTTGCCCCCATTCATCAATTTCTGCACTGCCGTACGCCACAATCCTGGATTGAGGAGGCGCGCAAACCTGAAAACCTGACATTGCTGCTGACTGACCATCTGGTGTGCGAGCTGAAAGCGGCCCAGACCGCCGTCTGGCTGATCCGCAAATATGTCGCCGATAAGCCGAGCGGCGATGCCATCCTCGCCTGGCTGCAGCCTTATGAAGCATTTATCTTTCGTGAAGATCCCGACAGCGGCTTTATCGAGGCGCATAAAAATTTGTCGAAGCGCATCATCGCGCGCAACGATGTGCCCTGGGGCGATGAGCTGCTGGATAAAATGGTGTTGCTGATTAAAGAGGAGCTGCACCACTTTTATCAGGTATGGGAGATCATGCAGGCGCGCAACATGAGCTATCAGAAAATCACCGCCAGCCGCTACGCCAAAGGGCTGCTGCGTGAAATCACGACGCACGAGCCGGAAACGCTGGTGGATAAGCTGATTTGCGGCGCCTACATTGAGGCGCGATCCTGCGAGCGTTTCGCCAGCCTGGCGCCGTTTCTCGATGAGGAGCTGGCGAAGTTTTACGTCTCGCTGCTGCGCTCCGAAGCGCGACACTATCAGGATTACCTGGCGCTGGCGGCGCGCATCGCCCCCTTTGATATCAGCGGCCGCGTGCGACAGATCGGCGAAGCGGAAGCGCGCCTGATTCAGGCACCGGACAGCGAGCTGCGTTTTCACAGCGGCGTACCGGACTGGACGAATCAGTAA
- a CDS encoding GNAT family N-acetyltransferase → MTIAPDTSLRIRPITPADNPSIAQVIRHVSAEFGLTADKGYTVSDPNLDHLFELYSEADSAYWVIELEGKVAGGGGIAPLQCSAPDICELQKMYFLPQLRGRGVAWQLAQQAFDFARARGFTRCYLETTASLTQAIRLYEKLGFGHIDGPLGCTGHVDCEVRMLKAL, encoded by the coding sequence ATGACTATCGCTCCCGACACTTCGCTACGCATTCGCCCCATTACCCCGGCGGATAACCCGTCTATCGCCCAGGTGATCCGTCACGTTTCAGCGGAATTCGGCCTGACCGCCGATAAAGGCTATACCGTTTCCGATCCGAACCTGGACCACCTGTTTGAACTTTACAGCGAAGCGGACAGCGCCTACTGGGTTATCGAGCTGGAGGGCAAGGTGGCCGGCGGCGGCGGCATCGCGCCGCTGCAGTGCAGCGCGCCGGATATCTGCGAGCTGCAAAAGATGTATTTTCTGCCGCAGCTGCGCGGCCGCGGCGTGGCATGGCAGCTGGCGCAGCAGGCGTTCGATTTCGCCCGCGCGCGCGGCTTTACGCGCTGTTATCTGGAAACCACCGCCAGCCTGACGCAGGCGATTCGCCTGTATGAGAAGCTCGGCTTCGGGCATATCGATGGGCCGCTGGGCTGTACTGGTCACGTTGACTGTGAAGTCAGGATGCTGAAGGCGCTGTAA
- the pyrB gene encoding aspartate carbamoyltransferase, whose translation MNPLYHKHIISINDLSREELELVLHAAASLKAHPQPELLKHKVIASCFFEASTRTRLSFETAIQRLGAAVVGFSDSSNTSLGKKGETLADTISVISTYVDAIVMRHPQEGAARLATEFAGSIPVLNAGDGANQHPTQTLLDLFTIQETQSRLCNLNVAMVGDLKYGRTVHSLTQALAKFEGNRFFFIAPEALAMPAYITDMLDERGIAWSRHGSIEEVVPQVDILYMTRVQKERLDPSEYANVKAQFVLRAADLQGARDNMKVLHPLPRVDEIATDVDNTPHAWYFQQAGNGIYARQALLALVLNSDPVL comes from the coding sequence ATGAATCCGCTGTATCACAAGCATATTATTTCGATTAACGATCTCAGCCGCGAAGAGCTGGAGCTGGTGCTGCACGCGGCGGCCAGCCTGAAAGCGCATCCGCAGCCCGAGCTGCTAAAGCATAAAGTGATCGCCAGCTGCTTCTTTGAAGCCTCGACGCGTACGCGCCTCTCTTTTGAAACCGCAATTCAGCGCCTCGGCGCGGCGGTGGTCGGCTTTTCCGACAGCAGCAATACTTCGCTGGGCAAAAAGGGCGAAACGCTGGCTGACACCATTTCGGTGATCAGCACCTACGTCGACGCCATTGTGATGCGTCATCCGCAGGAGGGCGCGGCGCGCCTCGCCACCGAGTTTGCCGGCAGCATTCCGGTACTGAACGCGGGCGACGGCGCTAACCAGCATCCGACCCAGACGCTGCTTGATCTCTTTACCATTCAGGAGACCCAGAGCCGCCTCTGTAACCTGAATGTGGCGATGGTCGGCGACCTGAAGTATGGCCGTACCGTTCACTCGCTGACCCAGGCGCTGGCGAAGTTCGAGGGCAACCGCTTCTTCTTTATCGCCCCGGAGGCGCTGGCGATGCCTGCCTACATCACCGATATGCTCGATGAGCGCGGCATTGCGTGGAGCCGCCACGGCAGTATCGAAGAGGTGGTGCCGCAGGTGGATATTCTCTATATGACGCGCGTGCAGAAAGAGCGTCTCGATCCGTCCGAATATGCCAACGTCAAAGCACAGTTCGTACTGCGCGCCGCCGATTTGCAGGGCGCGCGCGACAATATGAAAGTGCTGCACCCGCTGCCGCGTGTGGATGAGATCGCAACCGACGTGGATAACACCCCGCACGCCTGGTATTTCCAGCAGGCCGGCAACGGCATCTACGCACGTCAGGCGCTACTGGCGCTGGTGCTTAACAGCGACCCGGTTCTGTAA
- the ridA gene encoding 2-iminobutanoate/2-iminopropanoate deaminase yields MSREISTEKAPAAIGPYVQGVDLGSMIITSGQIPVDPKTGAVAEDVAAQARQSLENVQAIVEAAGLKVGDIVKTTVFVKDLNDFATVNGAYEAFFSEHGAPFPARSCVEVARLPKDVKIEIEAIAVRR; encoded by the coding sequence ATGTCACGCGAAATCAGCACGGAAAAAGCCCCAGCCGCCATTGGCCCGTACGTTCAGGGTGTTGATCTTGGCAGCATGATCATTACCTCTGGTCAGATCCCGGTGGATCCGAAAACCGGCGCGGTTGCTGAGGATGTCGCCGCGCAGGCGCGTCAGTCGCTGGAAAACGTTCAGGCCATCGTGGAAGCGGCCGGGCTGAAAGTGGGCGATATCGTGAAAACCACGGTGTTCGTCAAAGATCTTAACGACTTCGCTACCGTCAATGGTGCCTATGAGGCCTTCTTCAGCGAACATGGCGCGCCTTTCCCGGCACGCTCCTGCGTGGAAGTGGCCCGCCTGCCGAAAGATGTGAAGATCGAAATCGAAGCGATCGCCGTGCGTCGCTAA
- the rraB gene encoding ribonuclease E inhibitor RraB — translation MAYEELLEEQREETRAIIEELLEDGSDPDALYTIEHHLSSDSFEALEKAAVDAFKLGYEVTDPEELELEDGSTVMCVDILSELALNPELIDAQVEQLVVLAGKHHVDYDGWGTYFEDPDAEDEDEEGEGDYLDDDDNGVRH, via the coding sequence ATGGCATATGAAGAATTACTGGAAGAGCAGCGCGAAGAGACCCGAGCGATTATCGAAGAGCTGCTGGAAGACGGTAGCGACCCTGATGCGCTCTACACCATTGAGCATCACCTCTCCAGCGACAGTTTTGAGGCGCTGGAAAAAGCGGCGGTCGATGCGTTCAAGCTGGGCTATGAGGTGACTGACCCGGAAGAGCTGGAGCTGGAAGATGGCTCAACCGTGATGTGCGTGGATATCCTGAGCGAACTGGCGCTGAATCCGGAGCTGATTGATGCCCAGGTCGAGCAGCTGGTGGTGCTGGCCGGCAAACATCATGTCGATTACGACGGCTGGGGCACCTACTTTGAAGATCCTGATGCGGAAGATGAGGATGAAGAAGGCGAGGGCGACTACCTCGACGACGACGACAACGGCGTTCGTCACTGA
- a CDS encoding family 20 glycosylhydrolase — MSLRHTVFTLPLLLFSALSAAADPLPLPLMPWPQQVEQPAAGGRLALTPQLQLRLFGDLPADADVRWRQRIERQTGWTLLPEASSTAPAITVRVAGKVAALPQLESDESYRLVVNGTGATLSASTRFGALRGMETLLQLIQNDSEGTFIPLVTITDRPRFPWRGVLIDSVRHFIPIDTLKRQIDGIAAARMNVFHWHLTDDQGWRFASTHYPQLQEKASDGLFYTQQQMREVVRYAADRGVRVVPELDIPGHASALAVAMPALIAAPGPYQMERGWGVFKPLLDPSNEAVYGVIDTLVGEMATIFPDPWLHIGGDEVDAQQWNDSPRIRQFMRDKGLADSHALQAWFNQRVEEILARHQRRMVGWDEIWHPDLPKSILIQSWQGQDALGAVAQQDYHGILSTGFYLDQPQFASYHYRNEVWPTALEGADRIAADEQAQSWQFTLPRLKGSAVTGSVTLVEGKAGWRGFIDFAGKSRRLVRQVNWLSPQTVSFQVDSWMGPLQPVLTLRQHQLTGYFLVGNVRYPVTGEQQDGVPPGRAPAVPDKTQLQANLKGGEAALWGENVNADVLDIKLWPRAFVVAERLWSAQNVTDEENMYQRLAAVDRWSAVSVGLQQHTQALTGMMRLANRVDVAPLQIFAQALEPAHYYTRQHLKFQAGHYTQAEPLNRLADLLPAESLAVKTLTQQVEALIGDRASQPAAQAIRQQLAQWRQNVPQVMPLLDASYPLKALRPVAEQVAMLSDMGSTLVNAWADGQRIDASTLGQMRERLDAAAQTQDELVIALVRPLDKLLRAVASEKR; from the coding sequence ATGTCGCTGCGTCATACCGTCTTTACCTTACCTCTGCTGCTCTTCAGCGCCCTGAGCGCGGCTGCCGATCCCCTCCCGCTGCCGCTGATGCCCTGGCCGCAGCAGGTGGAGCAGCCCGCCGCTGGCGGCCGTCTGGCGCTGACGCCGCAGCTGCAGCTGCGTCTGTTCGGCGATCTGCCGGCAGACGCGGATGTGCGCTGGCGCCAACGCATTGAACGTCAAACCGGCTGGACGCTGCTGCCGGAAGCGTCATCCACGGCGCCGGCGATTACCGTGCGCGTCGCCGGGAAGGTCGCCGCGCTTCCACAGCTGGAGAGCGATGAGAGCTACCGGCTGGTGGTTAACGGCACGGGCGCGACGCTGAGCGCGTCAACGCGTTTCGGTGCCCTGCGCGGTATGGAAACCTTGCTGCAGCTGATCCAGAACGACAGCGAAGGCACCTTTATCCCGTTGGTGACCATCACCGACCGCCCGCGTTTCCCATGGCGTGGGGTGCTGATCGATTCCGTGCGCCACTTTATCCCGATCGATACCCTTAAGCGGCAGATCGACGGCATCGCCGCCGCGCGCATGAACGTCTTTCACTGGCATCTGACCGACGATCAGGGCTGGCGCTTCGCCTCCACACACTATCCGCAGCTGCAGGAGAAGGCCAGCGATGGCCTGTTCTACACGCAGCAGCAGATGCGCGAGGTGGTACGTTACGCGGCGGATCGCGGGGTACGAGTGGTGCCGGAGCTGGATATCCCCGGCCACGCTTCCGCGCTGGCAGTAGCGATGCCGGCGCTGATCGCCGCGCCGGGCCCGTATCAGATGGAGCGCGGCTGGGGCGTCTTTAAGCCGCTGCTCGATCCGTCGAATGAGGCGGTCTATGGCGTGATCGATACGCTGGTGGGCGAGATGGCGACGATCTTCCCCGATCCCTGGCTGCATATCGGCGGCGATGAGGTGGATGCGCAGCAGTGGAACGATTCGCCGCGCATCCGGCAGTTTATGCGCGATAAAGGGCTGGCCGACAGCCATGCGCTGCAGGCCTGGTTTAACCAGCGGGTCGAGGAAATTCTGGCGCGACATCAGCGGCGTATGGTCGGCTGGGATGAAATCTGGCATCCCGATCTGCCGAAATCGATTTTGATCCAATCCTGGCAAGGGCAGGATGCGCTGGGCGCGGTGGCGCAGCAGGATTATCACGGCATTCTCTCGACCGGTTTTTATCTCGATCAGCCGCAGTTCGCCTCTTACCACTATCGCAACGAAGTCTGGCCGACGGCGCTGGAGGGCGCCGATCGCATCGCGGCTGACGAACAGGCACAGAGCTGGCAGTTTACGCTGCCGCGCCTCAAGGGCAGTGCGGTAACGGGCAGCGTTACCCTGGTAGAGGGCAAGGCGGGCTGGCGCGGCTTTATCGATTTCGCCGGCAAATCGCGGCGCCTGGTACGGCAGGTTAACTGGCTCTCGCCGCAGACGGTGAGCTTTCAGGTCGACAGCTGGATGGGGCCGCTGCAGCCGGTTCTCACGCTGCGGCAACATCAGCTGACGGGCTACTTCCTGGTAGGCAACGTGCGCTATCCGGTAACGGGCGAGCAGCAGGATGGCGTGCCGCCAGGCAGAGCGCCGGCGGTACCGGATAAAACGCAGCTGCAGGCTAACCTGAAGGGGGGCGAGGCGGCGCTGTGGGGCGAAAACGTCAACGCTGACGTGCTGGATATTAAGCTGTGGCCGCGCGCCTTCGTCGTCGCGGAGCGGCTCTGGTCGGCGCAGAACGTAACGGACGAGGAGAATATGTACCAGCGGCTGGCGGCGGTCGATCGCTGGTCGGCGGTATCGGTAGGGCTGCAGCAGCATACTCAGGCGCTGACCGGTATGATGCGGCTGGCCAACCGCGTCGACGTCGCGCCGCTGCAGATTTTCGCCCAGGCGCTGGAGCCGGCGCACTACTACACCCGCCAGCATCTGAAATTCCAGGCGGGGCACTATACCCAGGCCGAGCCGCTGAACCGGCTGGCGGATCTGCTGCCGGCGGAAAGCCTGGCGGTGAAAACCCTGACGCAGCAGGTGGAGGCGCTGATCGGCGATCGCGCCAGCCAGCCGGCGGCGCAGGCGATCCGCCAGCAGCTGGCGCAGTGGCGGCAGAATGTGCCGCAGGTGATGCCGTTACTCGATGCCAGCTATCCGCTTAAGGCGCTGCGGCCGGTGGCGGAGCAGGTAGCGATGCTCAGCGATATGGGCAGCACCCTGGTCAACGCCTGGGCAGATGGCCAGCGCATCGATGCCTCCACGCTCGGCCAGATGCGCGAGCGGCTGGATGCGGCGGCGCAAACTCAGGATGAGCTGGTTATCGCGCTGGTGAGGCCGCTGGATAAACTGCTACGCGCCGTCGCGTCGGAAAAGCGGTAA
- the pyrI gene encoding aspartate carbamoyltransferase regulatory subunit translates to MTQDKLQVEAIKRGTVIDHIPAQVGFKLLTLFRLTETDQRITIGLNLPSGALGRKDLIKIENTFLTDDQINQLAVYAPHATVNRIDDYNVVAKIVPTLPERIERVLTCPNSNCISRSEPVYSSFQVRKRAGSVLLKCKYCEKEFAHQVVLANW, encoded by the coding sequence ATGACGCAAGATAAACTGCAGGTTGAAGCGATCAAACGCGGTACGGTGATCGACCATATTCCGGCGCAGGTCGGCTTTAAGCTGCTGACGCTGTTTCGCCTGACGGAAACCGATCAGCGTATCACCATCGGGCTTAATCTGCCCTCCGGCGCGCTGGGCCGCAAGGATTTGATCAAGATCGAAAACACCTTCTTAACCGACGATCAGATCAACCAGCTGGCGGTCTATGCGCCACACGCCACCGTCAACCGCATCGACGATTACAACGTGGTCGCCAAGATCGTGCCGACGCTGCCGGAGCGCATTGAACGCGTGCTGACCTGCCCTAACAGCAACTGCATCAGCCGCAGCGAGCCGGTTTACTCCAGTTTTCAGGTCAGAAAGCGCGCCGGTTCGGTGCTGCTGAAGTGCAAATATTGCGAGAAGGAGTTTGCTCACCAGGTGGTGCTGGCGAACTGGTAA